A region of the Styela clava chromosome 1, kaStyClav1.hap1.2, whole genome shotgun sequence genome:
aaaaaaaacgttaaaacttgtAGGAATTAGTTttaattagcgcctgacctttTATTGGGCACAAAggcctagaaatgcctttattgtcaatttatttaatctctattttaaatcaacattcaggattcacacTATCGTAGATTTTcgaggtttatctatctaatactaaaataacacgaacaccatagaaTAGCACGAGAAACTCAagttcattttaataaatatctctaTCTCAGTTTCCGTCACTTTGATACAGGTAAGATTAAattacaagcggtgataagtAAGATCATAGCCCAGTCAGAGCGGGTTGTAATCGTGGAGGATACAAGGTGCAGTAAGTAACGGgttgagatgatcgccagattTTTCgtgactattttcgattactgaaacaaaattaaaataatcattgagttatttgatctATACTtaatattcggaaatgcgacaaaaactgtgtgaaaatatgtgaaaaatccacgaaagcgagcgagtaattaatttttaaagccTCAACcagagccgcaggaaaggtcGTTGACAAAACccagtttgagaatcactggtctacactctacaataaatttatttttcttgatttcactgtcgcaaactggttaatcacgtcatcaaaatctgttttttccaatgttttttcTTTCGACACTTAGAAGAGCAAGATCACTGAGACGATCCTGTCCCAttgatgcacgcgaatacgacaaaataagtttcaatttgctgaaagaccgttcacagcttgcaattgaaactggtattgttaacaaaatttgtaaagaaattcgcagattggggaaaacgtcgtctccaaaagacacaatGAAACCAAGAAGAGCCAAAGGAGTTTCTGGTCGACTTTcagttctgttactgagcaGCATTTTGCAATCTCCAATTTTGGtgaaaagttcgtggccattgatgGCTATTGATGTCgtagaaatttgcaaaatctgtgcaatctcgCCGAATTGCATCCTCGTCTGTGTCGGATAGAAGAGTCTTAACATCGAGCAGAAATCCAAATTTTGTGTTTAAGTCTTTTAGTCGTGAAAAACGTGTTGACATCTCCTGTTGAAGCCGATCAAATACATTCTTCATAACGCGCACAATTTCTTCTTCTGGTGAAAGTCCTGCATCTTTCTCCAGTTCTCCAGGCATTCTCTTACGTTGCCTAATTCGTCTATTCACCTGAACCCCCCAGACTGTGCATTTTGTTTTGGCATTTTCTACAGCAGCTTGGCTCAAATCATCACGCAGCTTAACAAATTCTTGTTCCAAAGATTCAATATCAGTTGCAGCTTCCTTGAAGTTCATCGTAGGATCCTGTAAGCGCTTCTGTACACGATCAATTTTTCCAAGCACGGTATTCCAGAATTGTAATAAAACTATGAAGTTAAACTTCAATATGCAGGCTTGTAACTGCTCTGCACCACTTCTAGTTTCAGGTGTCATAGTTGAGTCTTCTGATAATTTTTCTAGGAGTTGTACCAGTTCATTCAGCCCTTCAAAAATAGCTCTAACAGCTTCTAATCGTGCACTCCAGCGTGTTGCAGACTCTCGTTTTACTGTAATAGGAAGAACTCGTTTTAACTCTTCCCAACGAACCGTTGAATGAgagaaaaacaaatatatattttcaagtgtcCCAAAAAATGCTTAGATGAGTGTACTCCTGCTAAATTTAAGCTGTGGTTGTCACAGTTGACAAACAGCGCTTTGTTATTTCTTTCACATATTCGTTGTTGAAGGCCAGAAATATGCCCTGCCATAACAGCAGCATTGTCATAACATTGTGCTCGACAGTCGGCTAAAGATATGGCGTCAGACTTTAGTCTCTCGACGATGACTTTTTCTAGGCTTGCTGCATCTTTTGAATGTATCTCGATATACCCCAAAAAAGATTCTTTGATAGTTACTTGTTTAGTTTGAAAATTAACATCCACAAATCTTATAATCTGAGACAGCTGTTCCCGATGTCCTAAATCAGGAGTTGAGTCAAGTAAGATGCCGTAGTATTTGCTTTTCCTTATATCCTGCAGCAATTGGCTCTTTACAGTTGATGCAAGTATGTGGATAAATTCATTCTGAATTTCGGGTGACAAATAGGAAACTGATCCCGGATTCTGTTCAGCATGTTGGACGTGTTTTGCCAGTACCGGATCAAATTGAGCAATGAGTTTGATCAGCGCGAGAAAGTTTCCAACATTTTCATCAGTTCTGGGATTCAAGTTTTCCTCGTGACCACGTAGTGCCAAATTTTGTGAAACCGAAAATTTAATACAGGTGAGTATTCTTTGCAATATATCTCGCCAACGTTGTTTTTCCGAATGAATCTGCGCTTGAGCAATTGCGGCAATTCCTGTACCGTCAATTAACCGTCTTTCGGCTTCCTTCCATGTAGTAAAAGCCCTGCGATGGCTGAGATTGTTTTCGTGACATTTTAGTTTTTCTGGCTTTCTCCACTTGTTTAAACCGTTTTTTAACTCAAACGAAGCTCGCGAGTTTGAAGGCGATGATGTAAATAGTAGACAACAGAAACAGTAAGCGGCTTTATTGATTGGTGAATACAACAACCATAAACGATTTACTTCTTCTCCATTCGCTAATCGACGTTTAAACCATGCCGACGTAATCGAACGTTCTCCATGTAATGATGGTAGATTGTCTGTGTGCTGAAAAAGTATGGGCCCGAGAGTAATCAGTTCATCGCGAAGAGATTGTGGTACTTTTGGTAATTTTGTCACTTCGTCAAAATCTAGGTAACCAACATCGTGAAACTTTAGTACATCAGGAACCGCATCCGATTGGACATCGTAATGAGTTTTATTATTTGCAGCTTCTCTGCCAGAAATGTTATCTTCCTCGTTACTTTCAACAGATTCGTCACTATGTTGGGTCTCACGGTCTTCAGTGTTATCGGAGTTTCTTTCTGCACATACAGAAATATCTGTTTGAATAATGTTTTCCTCCGAGACCGCAATGTTTTCAACATTAGCGCCGACATCATGCTCTAAAACAGATGGTTGATAGCCGCCATCTTCTGATTCTAAAGAACTGATGTTTGCAGCAAGTAATACACTCGattttttgaatgctatttCGGCTTCCCTTTTTCTTTTGCGGTTTTGAGCTCCACTTCTTTTTCTTCCTGACATAgcttcaaaaaattcaaatataaaatatatcttatTAGATCTATATGACTGAGTGCACTAAACTGAATtgctgaaacaaaatttaaattctgcAGGTCCGTGGTAATGAAACTACGGGTAAGCTCTGAATTAGGCCACTGAGTATCGTACCGGTACGTGGTAGCCTAATGTTGAGGTGAAACCGATGCATCAAATTGAGTTGTTGCGACGCCGTTGCAAGTTATTGTTATAAATATAACGCCCAGGTTCCCTCTAATGTGAACAACTGCGCCATTGCGCACTGCCACCAGACCATTCGCGCAGTAAAATATCATTCTCGCGCACTGGCAACCCTCCGACTCATATTTTCTAACTTCTAGCTGTCCGTTCTTTATTTTACGTGTAGTTTGCCACActgttcattgtgatgtcacatacGTGTCAGTTACGAAAGTcttcattgtgatgtcacgcATGTGTCTGTTACGTCCAAGTACTTTGATTACTCTGGAATCATCTGGAACCGactattataataattattagcCGATCCTACAATGTCAGTGATGGCCGGTCACCGGTGTCGCATTTCAAGGAGCTGTTTGAGTTGAATGTGTACTTGGTTTGCATTCTAATatgtaccgtgtttccccgaaaataagaccggGTCTTACTTCaaatttcttccgaaaaataacactagggcttattttcgggggatgtcttatattttcatttatcgaaaacaaaatcacaaattaaagAATTACAAGATTTCAAATATACATAATCAGAAAACCGATATCTATTTACTTATagataacacgtttttattcaaaatatctgcaaaacatatattattattcatttaaaacgtATAGGAGAGAGATTTCACGCTATCGAATAGCTAAAAAAATTCGcgctattgactaggtcttattttcaggggaGGGCGTATATTAagagaatttttaaaattcaggctaggtcttattttcggggaaacacggtaagtgGTCTGGCCAAGTGTGCGGTTGGCCATGTACTAAGTAAGACTAGACGTCTGACGCCGGTGCAatcttgcttgtgaccgtttttttacccttgttgtgaaatttttgcaagccccattttggcgcccctgtaccttggcgcccggGGGCATATGTACCCCATTGTATTCATTTAACTTACTTCTTGACATTTTGTTTCTCAGTGAAAAATAGCCAATTTATTTGAGTTTTTGTGCTTAcaatgttaatttgtgacttcattgcataaaaaaaaatgcgttCGATGGCTTCTATAGAATAAATGCAACTTCTTATGCTGTTCTATGTTCTGAACTGCTTGTCTAAAGAAATCtaattttggtcagacgaaacgtttcagaaatacatttgtgtttaAGTgcgcagcaggactcttgaattgcatagttcttatgctgtgttgttgtaaacctatggttattgattttcgGAGAATCCCCTTAAATCCAATTTTTGCATCAGAATTTTTAAGCATGTTTTACAGAAAATGTGCAACTTTCGTTAGTTGAAACAAACTGTACTGCGTTAagtatattcatttttatgcaAAACTAAAAAATTTATATAGTTCCCAGATGTACGCTAcaaaactcactttctaggcgatTTTCAGGGCCTCGTCTCACGGCCTATAttacagggatggcgaacctttttcaatgaatgggtcaaaaactataattttatcgcggaacagaagagagtgggtcacagatatttaattcacgtttgtatctataagaaacttctgaaacaaatcttataagctggtgttggtgaagttttgggctttacttatgcagcacttctatcagggactttttatggcactcggtagatttttatttcaagtctgaaagtttttgttttcacaacGGCATAGTAgggagaaactaataaaatgcaaagtagcatctagttctcgtataacccctaaaacagtctgcagatgcacttccaaaAAAGACAGGCGTTGCGAAAAATGAAcggatcaattgcattgttatgtcataaacgatgtcaggcccaattgctgaataacggtacacagcggtgcatacatgcgtacaagattaggggttttgaaaatcaccataccggcccgaaaatcaacatttcgaacatgagcgatcgcagccctccCTGACTGtacaactgacggtacattataatagtttagtaattgttagattaatttaaagccggttttatcattttttatcactgatatgttagcatttttttatttcattcgtgcCTCCGCTTGGcgggtcacaaataaaacgcggtaggtcactttgtgacccgcgggtcagtggttcgccatccctggcctATAAGgtcaattttataaaacttttttacATATTCGGGATGGAGATTGTAAGTTGTAATTGTGTACTGCatgggttctcaaacttttggcgttgcggagcccttgaaaaggttgactattattcacggagccccaaaataaatgttaaaattgttactttccgattaatattcctgagtaagttaaacgtactttactcaatttaaatactaaaccattttaatagggttaataaaagtcataaataaatctaaatttcaaagataaattgtataatactaaagctgtaaatttgacacatgacaaacatattaataaattaggcgACGAATCTTTTCCCctcttgacatttttggaagacttaaaaggtcgctaataacgtgcgcgattgcattttgttacaatcgccgattgttttcgtcagcatggcgtgtttttaaacctcaaacatctttacgccggtgtttattctcactaaatcaaaaatttccttcggcatatacatgtattgttccacaatgacgacg
Encoded here:
- the LOC144425754 gene encoding zinc finger MYM-type protein 1-like; amino-acid sequence: MSGRKRSGAQNRKRKREAEIAFKKSSVLLAANISSLESEDGGYQPSVLEHDVGANVENIAVSEENIIQTDISVCAERNSDNTEDRETQHSDESVESNEEDNISGREAANNKTHYDVQSDAVPDVLKFHDVGYLDFDEVTKLPKVPQSLRDELITLGPILFQHTDNLPSLHGERSITSAWFKRRLANGEEVNRLWLLYSPINKAAYCFCCLLFTSSPSNSRASFELKNGLNKWRKPEKLKCHENNLSHRRAFTTWKEAERRLIDGTGIAAIAQAQIHSEKQRWRDILQRILTCIKFSVSQNLALRGHEENLNPRTDENVGNFLALIKLIAQFDPVLAKHVQHAEQNPGSVSYLSPEIQNEFIHILASTVKSQLLQDIRKSKYYGILLDSTPDLGHREQLSQIIRFVDVNFQTKQVTIKESFLGYIEIHSKDAASLEKVIVERLKSDAISLADCRAQCYDNAAVMAGHISGLQQRILKRESATRWSARLEAVRAIFEGLNELVQLLEKLSEDSTMTPETRSGAEQLQACILKFNFIVLLQFWNTVLGKIDRVQKRLQDPTMNFKEAATDIESLEQEFVKLRDDLSQAAVENAKTKCTVWGVQVNRRIRQRKRMPGELEKDAGLSPEEEIVRVMKNVFDRLQQEMSTRFSRLKDLNTKFGFLLDVKTLLSDTDEDAIRRDCTDFANFYDINSHQWPRTFHQNWRLQNAAQ